Genomic window (Bacteroidota bacterium):
GAGTCCGAGTCCCCGGAGATACACATCAAGCAAGGTCGAAATATTGCCGGCCCGCTCGATAAACTGACCAACCTGAATAAATTGCCACCCTTGCCCCCTGTTCATCGTTGAGTCGGTGATGCCTTGAAACAGGTGGGTTCCTTGCTTGACTTCCTGAAAAAATGCGTGCGGTTGCGCCCAAACTGTTTGCGCATTGGCCGCTGTAACATTCAAATAGAGACGGTTGACTTGCTCCCACATTTCGGAACTGATTTCTTCGCGCACCTGCCGCGCATTTTCGCGCGCTGCAGCGATTGTCGAAGCAATGGATCCGGATTCATTTGTATCAAACGAGAGGCGCTGCATGTACGAAAAAGGACGCGCAGGTTCATCCATCTCCACCTGAATGCCCAGACTGGCAAAGAGCTTTTCCCATGCCTTCGCTGCGGCATCGGGCGAGCGCTCTGGCAACAGATCCAGCGTCACATCTAACAAACGGGCCGTATGTTGGGCCCGCTCCAGATAGCGGCTCATCCAGTAGAGGTTGTCAGCAACCCGAGACAGCATCATGGTCTACACCGTTTAAAGCATTGAAAATCAAACAAAGAAAGTCGTACAACAGTAGGAATTTCTTTGATATTCGATGTTGCTCGTGCCTTACTCATGCAGGACCCAGGTATCTTTACTTCCGCCACCCTGTGAAGAGTTAACCACGAGTGATCCCTTTTGCAAAGCAACGCGGGTCAACCCGCCCGGTACAATGTTAACTTCAGCACCATTTAGCACAAAGGGCCGCAAGTCTACATGGCGGGATTCGATGTGACCGTCGATGAAACAGGGTACGCACGAAAGATCTAGCGTAGGCTGAGCGATATAGTCGCGCGGATTTGCCTTGATCCGCATCCTGAATTCCTCGCGCATCGCCTTGGTACTGTGGGGCCCGATTAACATGCCGTAGCCTCCCGATTCGCCAACTGCCTTTACAACCAGCTGATCCAGCCGGCCCAGTACGTGCTGCAATTGCGCTTTGTCCTCCAGCAGATAGGTCTCCACGTTCTCGATAATAGGATCTTCACCGAGATAATACTTGATGATTTGGGGTACGTACGCATAGACCGCTTTGTCGTCTGCGACACCCGTGCCCACAGCATTGGCCAGAGCCACGTTGCCGGCGCGGTACACATTGAATAAACCCGACACGCCCAGAAT
Coding sequences:
- a CDS encoding alpha-E domain-containing protein, producing MMLSRVADNLYWMSRYLERAQHTARLLDVTLDLLPERSPDAAAKAWEKLFASLGIQVEMDEPARPFSYMQRLSFDTNESGSIASTIAAARENARQVREEISSEMWEQVNRLYLNVTAANAQTVWAQPHAFFQEVKQGTHLFQGITDSTMNRGQGWQFIQVGQFIERAGNISTLLDVYLRGLGLEALELSREAHQDAVCLLRSCTAWEAYCKVYTANTKFSWIAEFLLLNEEFPHSVHFSVMMVRDALFFIADAAESHKNSNVIRAVGRLKAMLDYGHIDEIISNNLYVVLRDIQMECRQIHTLLYQNYIHYPVDEKLPASSMARY